GTTCGCCGTTGCCGACGACGCCGTCCAGTCGAACCTGGAAGCGGTGAAGGGCCAGTACGACGAAGCCGCCAAGCGCATCCGCGAGAAGTTCGAGGATCGCCGCGAGAAGCTGGAGCGTGGCGACGAGCTGCCGCCGGGCGTGCTGAAGATGGTCAAGGTCTTCGTTGCGGTGAAGCGCAAGCTGCAGCCGGGCGACAAGATGGCCGGCCGTCACGGCAACAAGGGCGTCATCTCGCGCATCCTGCCGGCCGAGGACATGCCGTTCCTCGCCGACGGGACGCCGGTCGATCTGGTGCTGAACCCGCTGGGCGTGCCGTCGCGCATGAACGTCGGACAGATCTTCGAAACGCACCTCGGCTGGGCCGCCCGCAACCTGGGTATGCAGGTCGCATCGGCGCTCGAAGAGTGGCGTGAAGCGAACCCGAACGCGCAGGCCGGCGAAATGCCGGGTGCGGTCAAGGATCGTCTCGTCGAGATCTATGGCGATCACTATGCGGACGACATCAACAGCCGCACGCCGGAACAGGTCGCGGAGCTGGTGCAGAACATCCGCACCGGTGTCCCGATGGGCACCCCGGTGTTCGACGGCGCGCGCGAGAGCGATGTGTCGGAGATGCTGGAGCTGGCGGGTCTCGACACGTCGGGCCAGTCGACGCTGTACGATGGCCGCACCGGTGACGCCTTCGACCGCAAGGTGACCGTCGGCATCATCTACATGCTGAAGCTGCACCACCTGGTCGACGACAAGATCCACGCACGTTCGATCGGGCCGTACAGCCTCGTCACCCAGCAGCCGCTGGGCGGCAAGGCGCAGTTCGGCGGCCAGCGCTTCGGCGAAATGGAGGTCTGGGCGCTCCAGGCCTACGGTGCCGCCTATACGCTGCAGGAAATGCTGACGGTGAAGTCGGACGACGTGGTCGGCCGCACCAAGGTCTACGAAGCGATCGTCAAGGGCGACGACACCTTCGAGGCCGGCATTCCGGAAAGCTTCAACGTGCTCGTCAAGGAAATGCGCTCGCTGGGTCTCAACGTCGAGTTGAAGAACAACGAGGCGGACCTGGACGGCGACGCGCTGGCTGAGGCGGCGGAGTAACGATCTGTCTCCCTCTCCCCGCTTGCGGGGAGAGGGTCGGGGAGAGGGGCAGTGCCGCGAGCGTCACGCTCTGCGAGGCCTCCCCCTCTCCCAACCCTCTCCCCTAAAGGGGCGAGGGCTTTGAAGATTTTCGAGGAAGGGTCTTAAACCCATGAACGAACTGACCAATTTCGCCAATCCGCTCGCGAAGCCGGAAACCTTCGACCAGATCCAGATCGGCATCGCGTCGCCCGACCGTATCCGGTCGTGGTCGTTCGGCGAGATCAAGAAGCCCGAGACGATCAACTATCGCACGTTCAAGCCCGAGCGTGACGGCCTGTTCTGCGCGCGCATCTTCGGTCCGATCAAGGATTACGAGTGCCTGTGCGGCAAGTACAAGCGCATGAAATACAAGGGCATCGTCTGCGAAAAGTGCGGTGTCGAAGTCACCGTGTCGAAGGTCCGCCGTGAGCGCATGGGCCACATCGAGCTCGCCGCCCCGGTCGCGCACATCTGGTTCCTGAAGTCGCTGCCGTCGCGCATCGGCCTGCTGCTCGACATGCAGCTCAAGCAGCTCGAGCGCGTGCTGTATTTCGAGAGCTATATCGTCACCGAACCCGGCCTGACGCCGCTGGAGAAGTTCCAGCTGCTGACCGAGGACGAGCTGCTCGAAGCGCAGGACGAGTATGGCGAGGACGCCTTCTCGGCCGGCATCGGCGCCGAAGCGGTCAAGATCATGCTCATGGACCTCGACCTCGAGGGCGAGAAGCGTGACCTGCTTGAGGAACTGGCGACGACCAAGTCGGAGCTGAAGCCCAAGAAGATCATCAAGCGTCTGAAGGTCGTCGAGAGCTTCCTGGAATCGGGCAACCGTCCGGAATGGATGATCCTGGACGTCGTGCCGGTCATCCCGCCCGAACTGCGCCCGCTCGTTCCGCTGGACGGCGGTCGCTTCGCGACGTCGGACCTGAACGACCTCTATCGCCGCGTCATCAACCGCAACAACCGTCTGAAGCGGCTGATGGAGCTGCGCGCGCCGGACATCATCGTCCGCAACGAGAAGCGCATGCTGCAGGAGGCGGTCGACGCCCTCTTCGACAACGGCCGCCGCGGCCGCACGATCACCGGCGCCAACAAGCGGCCGCTGAAGTCGCTGTCCGACATGCTCAAGGGCAAGCAGGGGCGCTTCCGCCAGAACCTGCTCGGCAAGCGCGTCGACTATTCGGGCCGCTCGGTCATCGTGACCGGGCCTGAGCTCAAGCTGCACCAGTGCGGCCTGCCCAAGAAGATGGCGCTCGAGCTGTTCAAGCCGTTCATCTACGCGCGCCTCGACGCCAAGGGTCTGTCGATGACCCTGAAGCAGGCGAAGAAGTGGGTCGAGAAGGAGCGCAAGGAAGTCTGGGACATCCTCGACGAGGTGATCCGCGAGCATCCGGTGCTGCTGAACCGCGCGCCGACGCTCCACCGTCTCGGCATCCAGGCGTTCGAGCCCGTCCTCATCGAGGGCAAGGCGATCCAGCTGCACCCGCTCGTCTGCTCGGCGTTCAACGCCGACTTCGACGGTGACCAGATGGCCGTGCACGTTCCGCTGAGCCTCGAGGCGCAGCTGGAAGCGCGCGTCCTGATGATGTCGACCAACAACATCCTGTCGCCGGCGAACGGCAAGCCGATCATCGTGCCGTCGCAGGACATGGTGCTGGGTCTCTACTATCTGTCGATGGAAAAGACCGGCGAGCCGGGCGAAGGCATGATCCTGAGCGACATGCAGGAGGTCCATCAGGCGCTCCATGCAGGGGCGGTCACGCTGCACACCAAGATCACCAGCCGCGTTCCGCAGGTCGATGAAAATGGTGTCGAGCGCATGGTGCGCTTCGAGACGACCCCGGGCCGCATGTTGCTGGGCGAAACGCTGCCGAAGAGCCACAAGGTGCCCTTCGAAACCGTCAACCGCCTGCTGACCAAGAAGGACGTTACCGACGTCATCGACGAGGTGTATCGTCACACCGGTCAGAAGGAGACGGTGCTGTTCGCCGACGCCATCATGGCGCTGGGCTTCCGTCACGCGTTCCGCGCCGGCATCTCGTTCGGCAAGGACGACATGATCATTCCGGACGCCAAGACCGCGCTGGTTGACGAGACCCGCGACCAGGTGAAGGATTACGAGCAGCAGTATCAGGACGGCCTGATCACCCAGCAGGAAAAGTACAACAAGGTCATCGACGCCTGGAGCCGTTGCGGCGACCAGGTGGCGTCGGCCATGATGGACGAGATCAAGGCGGTGAAGCGCCTGGATGATGGTCGGGAAGCGCCGATCAATTCGATCTACATGATGGCGCACTCGGGTGCGCGTGGTTCGCAGGCGCAGATCAAGCAGCTGGCGGGCATGCGCGGTCTGATGGCCAAGCCGTCGGGCGAGATCATCGAAACGCCGATCATCTCGAACTTCAAGGAAGGTCTGACCGTCCTTGAATACTTCAACTCGACCCACGGCGCCCGCAAGGGTCTTGCGGATACCGCGCTGAAGACCGCGAACTCGGGCTACCTCACCCGCCGCCTCGTCGACGTGTCGCAGGACTGCGTCGTCATGGAGGAGGATTGCGGTACCGAGCGCATGCTCGAGATGAAGGCGATCGTTCAGGGCGGAAGCACCATCGCGTCGCTCGGCGAGCGTATCCTCGGCCGGACCACCGGCGAGGACGTGGTCGACAAGGACGGCAAGGTCGTCATCCCGGCGGGCACGCTGCTCGACGAACCGATGGTCGCGCAGATCGAGGCCCTGGGCGTCCAGGGCATGAAGATCCGTTCGCCGCTGGTCTGCGAAGCCAAGGTCGGTGTCTGCGGCAAGTGCTACGGTCGTGACCTCGCGCGCGGTACGCCGGTGAACATCGGCGAAGCGGTCGGCGTCATCGCGGCGCAGTCGATCGGTGAGCCGGGCACGCAGCTGACCATGCGTACCTTCCACATTGGTGGTGCGGCGCAGCTGAACGAAACGTCGAACCTGGAAGCGCATGCCGACGGTACGGTCGAATTCCGCGATCTGCGCGTCATCGTCGACCAGCGTGGTCGCCGTGTGGTGCTCAGCCGTTCGGGCGAGATCGTCATCAAGGACATGGACGGCCGCGAGCTCTCGGTCGACCGGGTGCCTTATGGTGCCTACGTCCTGTTCGACGACGGTCACATCGTGTCGAAGGGCGACCGCATGGCCGAATGGGATCCGTTCACCATGCCGGTGATTACGGAAACCGGCGGTGTCGTGAAGTTCCAGGACCTGATCGAGGGCAAGACGCTGACCGAGCAGGTCGACGAAGCGACGGGCATCGCCCAGCGCGTCGTCACCGAATATCGCGCGACGTCGAAGACGAAGGAGGACCTGCGTCCCCGCCTGACCCTGACCGGTGACGGCGAAGGCGAAGGTTCGCGCTACATGCTGGCACCGGGTGCGGTGCTGTCGGTCGAGGACAATGCGACCGTCCAGGCCGGTGACGTTCTGGCGCGTGTGGCGCGTGAATCGGCCAAGACCCGCGACATCACCGGCGGTCTGCCGCGCGTCGCCGAGTTGT
The nucleotide sequence above comes from Roseomonas aeriglobus. Encoded proteins:
- the rpoC gene encoding DNA-directed RNA polymerase subunit beta', producing MNELTNFANPLAKPETFDQIQIGIASPDRIRSWSFGEIKKPETINYRTFKPERDGLFCARIFGPIKDYECLCGKYKRMKYKGIVCEKCGVEVTVSKVRRERMGHIELAAPVAHIWFLKSLPSRIGLLLDMQLKQLERVLYFESYIVTEPGLTPLEKFQLLTEDELLEAQDEYGEDAFSAGIGAEAVKIMLMDLDLEGEKRDLLEELATTKSELKPKKIIKRLKVVESFLESGNRPEWMILDVVPVIPPELRPLVPLDGGRFATSDLNDLYRRVINRNNRLKRLMELRAPDIIVRNEKRMLQEAVDALFDNGRRGRTITGANKRPLKSLSDMLKGKQGRFRQNLLGKRVDYSGRSVIVTGPELKLHQCGLPKKMALELFKPFIYARLDAKGLSMTLKQAKKWVEKERKEVWDILDEVIREHPVLLNRAPTLHRLGIQAFEPVLIEGKAIQLHPLVCSAFNADFDGDQMAVHVPLSLEAQLEARVLMMSTNNILSPANGKPIIVPSQDMVLGLYYLSMEKTGEPGEGMILSDMQEVHQALHAGAVTLHTKITSRVPQVDENGVERMVRFETTPGRMLLGETLPKSHKVPFETVNRLLTKKDVTDVIDEVYRHTGQKETVLFADAIMALGFRHAFRAGISFGKDDMIIPDAKTALVDETRDQVKDYEQQYQDGLITQQEKYNKVIDAWSRCGDQVASAMMDEIKAVKRLDDGREAPINSIYMMAHSGARGSQAQIKQLAGMRGLMAKPSGEIIETPIISNFKEGLTVLEYFNSTHGARKGLADTALKTANSGYLTRRLVDVSQDCVVMEEDCGTERMLEMKAIVQGGSTIASLGERILGRTTGEDVVDKDGKVVIPAGTLLDEPMVAQIEALGVQGMKIRSPLVCEAKVGVCGKCYGRDLARGTPVNIGEAVGVIAAQSIGEPGTQLTMRTFHIGGAAQLNETSNLEAHADGTVEFRDLRVIVDQRGRRVVLSRSGEIVIKDMDGRELSVDRVPYGAYVLFDDGHIVSKGDRMAEWDPFTMPVITETGGVVKFQDLIEGKTLTEQVDEATGIAQRVVTEYRATSKTKEDLRPRLTLTGDGEGEGSRYMLAPGAVLSVEDNATVQAGDVLARVARESAKTRDITGGLPRVAELFEARKPKENAIIAKVSGRVVFGKDYKAKRKIGIMPEDGGDVVEYLIPKSKVIDVQEGDYVKRGDNLIGGSPDPHDILEVLGIEPLAEYLVSEIQEVYRLQGVKINDKHIEVIVRQMLQKVEITDGGDTTLLAGEQVDRDEMDEANAKLTKNQARAQGKPILLGITKASLQTRSFISAASFQETTRVLTEASVQGKIDSLNGLKENVIVGRLIPAGTGAGMNRLRVAATSRDAALRAQQRALAAAMVPNSAAEERAAEAARSPREEVGTGDDPLAAVVPSGSGTDADAGEYLNQE